The following proteins are co-located in the Macrobrachium rosenbergii isolate ZJJX-2024 chromosome 26, ASM4041242v1, whole genome shotgun sequence genome:
- the LOC136853159 gene encoding zinc finger protein 91-like isoform X1, which translates to MDETSTRNKKIEVKMEVKTESSPRTSSEESYPCNSCEMHFSSSSELEKHQKDHIKKEFECGVCGRKYVWEQNLTRHQKSAHLSGRKKQNRSHSHSSRSKLSENTEVRRPRVNSSANPLNNQAKADSKVSKNPYACDICGKVFSFKNYVSVHRRLHSNAKPYKCSICNREYRLPSSYRNHVKLHKNTNIRKRFPNPPAKDRNDKRKTVRKKVKNPLACDICGKVLNNKYYVSAHKRVHYGLKPYKCTLCKKEFRHKSNYNKHLKEEEQCGASEEKPSVSALTENLKDQAKVDGQVLQPRSNNVTSRAKSHNGLSVGKSAANLLPRNLDGKSDPNSTEPVRNSLSGKLCGKTFSRSDSVPGHMSTHAGAKPYSCTLCNMKFRVASSYKKHVIETHPNTIRGQGVERKSSFRPMKDASLSCTHCSKSLPSRQDLLRHLESHGRYSCETCDEDFALETDMVMHMKTAHDVEKKLDESGPMEDGTHDSNGNSPEGNEASQSENGCEVCRKTFPDAIALRKHKAAMHVEGKPHVCPVCQRVFKMKMTLVRHYATHRRGRLILTSRARLKQRGRLVLTSRVQLEQSSSRTFFSRCKACKVSFTSPSEYMQHRLMHFKRGPHECQGCEVVFDNPTDYAKHMKKIHKNPRPFGCDKCDKKCNHYNNLVTHMLVSHENLKVSPFHIRTSKAKVSFNNPNRKNLRQISNQTHGKENTLENNQLASEHPLTENNNLDEPSPTTSTLKPKTDIHKSPDKQESKCYACALCKREFTSYYFKKKHLTLCHEDYGGMTLRKRSQPLTMPLKFIGGFDCYLCRETFPSRYLRLKHMRTDHENTGRLWVYTCVKCKRMFVKKGSYDKHVRKCRKKRDTNCRNEDSVGDLVDVAAKLAEEQSTKAKENGISQERERNGKNKSQETDVQPELPGNENMEGSLGRVLHEDVASEGPETESQKSHKDEEVKVHKCPVCEKGFAGRDCLFKHVRMKHRISRVFFSCLHCKQVFYEKSFCEDHIKICQNMGDTNLVTEETTVKIVGPETEATDRRQNAELRERADNLRCQETENTEQELIENAVQELIENAVQANETKEHLEGSVSHDKSVHATLEEKSRPDVNSNETSGVTFETDAQKLRNENIVKVYECALCNEMFTTYYLLTEHKKTEHSVTSQMEVNDTQSSPLETEDWKQELHENKKSESQASESKDLQKRVFTEDERSVEFDFPEIAKCQEIECTEHENLSGDYETFCDDNQSVGGGRDGDDAESNSLMLTEQRGTLTSDLGDTVTKSSEVETDISGGGVDSCNNTSLEREECLISKEHISRNEMQSKTDTRDGPSKETTGQLSCECESGTSATRQTFDECKTETEAEIADRGSTALHNNFEQPNHREVDRNAVERNLHIYSQLDADRVDNSPVLPEGRKSTPEESDSRTRQTIMPKMCAFVANCSGYQLLRRSVEKNHLATPNNSPDLPRYVVVRNLNVAYASLYEAKVVDGWMKY; encoded by the coding sequence GATTGAGGTGAAGATGGAGGTCAAGACGGAAAGCAGTCCGAGAACGTCCTCGGAAGAATCGTATCCCTGCAACAGTTGTGAGATGCATTTTAGTTCCTCGAGTGAACTGGAGAAGCACCAGAAAGATCACATCAAGAAGGAATTTGAATGCGGTGTGTGTGGGAGGAAATACGTATGGGAACAAAACCTTACGAGGCATCAGAAGTCGGCCCATTTGAGTGGGAGGAAGAAGCAGAATCGAAGCCATTCACATTCGTCACGCAGTAAGTTGAGCGAGAATACTGAAGTAAGAAGACCTCGTGTGAATTCGTCGGCTAACCCTTTGAATAACCAAGCGAAGGCAGATAGTAAAGTTAGTAAAAACCCATATGCATGTGATATCTGTGGTAAggtattcagttttaaaaattatgtgTCTGTGCACAGGAGACTCCACTCGAATGCAAAACCGTACAAATGTTCGATATGCAACAGAGAATATAGGCTGCCTTCTAGCTACCGTAATCATGTCAAGTTGCACAAGAATACCAATATTAGAAAAAGGTTTCCAAACCCACCTGCCAAGGATCGCAATGACAAACGAAAAACAgtgagaaaaaaagtgaaaaacccATTGGCCTGCGATATCTGTGGTAAAGTGCTCAATAACAAATATTATGTCAGTGCACACAAAAGAGTGCATTATGGATTGAAACCATATAAATGTACATTGTGCAAAAAGGAGTTCAGGCATAAAAGTAACTATAACAAACATTTAAAAGAGGAAGAGCAGTGTGGTGCCAGTGAAGAGAAGCCCTCAGTCAGCGCacttactgaaaatttgaaagacCAAGCCAAGGTAGATGGTCAGGTACTCCAACCGAGAAGTAACAACGTTACCTCCCGTGCAAAATCGCACAACGGTCTTAGTGTCGGAAAGAGTGCAGCCAATTTACTTCCTAGGAATTTGGATGGCAAGTCTGACCCAAATAGCACTGAACCTGTTAGAAATTCCCTCTCCGGTAAATTGTGTGGTAAAACATTCAGTCGCAGCGATTCTGTACCTGGCCACATGAGTACCCATGCTGGTGCTAAGCCTTATAGTTGTACCTTGTGTAACATGAAGTTCAGGGTCGCTAGTTCTTACAAAAAACACGTCATAGAAACGCATCCAAATACCATCAGAGGTCAAGGAGTTGAAAGGAAGAGCAGTTTCAGGCCTATGAAAGATGCGAGTCTGTCATGTACTCATTGCTCAAAATCACTTCCATCTCGACAAGATCTTCTCAGACATTTAGAGAGTCATGGAAGATACAGCTGCGAGACGTGCGACGAGGATTTTGCTTTGGAGACCGACATGGTTATGCACATGAAGACAGCCCATGATGTggaaaaaaaattggatgaaagCGGTCCGATGGAAGACGGCACCCACGACAGCAACGGAAATTCTCCCGAAGGCAACGAGGCGAGTCAGAGCGAAAATGGGTGTGAAGTATGCCGGAAGACATTTCCCGATGCAATTGCTTTAAGAAAGCATAAAGCGGCAATGCACGTTGAGGGGAAACCCCACGTATGTCCTGTTTGCCAGagagtttttaaaatgaaaatgactctGGTGAGACATTACGCCACTCATAGAAGAGGAAGACTCATTCTCACTTCAAGGGCCAGGCTAAAGCAGAGAGGAAGACTGGTTCTAACTTCAAGAGTCCAACTAGAGCAGAGTTCATCGAGAACCTTCTTTAGCAGATGCAAGGCCTGCAAAGTATCGTTTACTTCCCCCTCCGAGTACATGCAGCATCGACTGATGCATTTTAAACGTGGTCCTCACGAATGTCAAGGCTGTGAAGTTGTTTTCGATAATCCAACAGACTATGCTAAACACATGAAAAAGATCCATAAAAACCCCAGACCATTTGGTTGTGACAAGTGTGATAAGAAATGCAATCACTATAATAATTTAGTAACCCACATGTTAGTCAGTCATGAAAATTTGAAGGTAAGTCCGTTTCACATTAGAACCTCGAAGGCAAAGGTTTCTTTCAATAACCCTAACAGAAAAAACCTCAGACAAATTAGTAATCAAACCCATGGGAAAGAGAATACCTTGGAAAACAATCAGTTAGCATCAGAACACCCACTGACTGAGAACAATAATCTAGACGAACCTAGTCCTACAACCAGCACCTTGAAACCCAAGACTGACATTCACAAGTCCCCTGACAAACAGGAGAGCAAATGTTATGCGTGTGCCTTGTGCAAGAGAGAGTTCACAAGTTATTACTTCAAGAAAAAGCACTTGACACTTTGTCATGAAGATTATGGAGGCATGACACTAAGGAAGCGAAGTCAACCTCTTACTATGCCACTCAAGTTTATCGGTGGCTTTGACTGTTATCTGTGCAGGGAGACGTTTCCGTCAAGGTACTTACGGTTAAAACACATGAGAACCGATCACGAAAATACTGGTAGGCTGTGGGTTTATACGTGCGTCAAGTGTAAAAGGATGTTTGTCAAAAAGGGATCGTACGATAAGCACGTTAGAAAGTGCCGGAAGAAGAGGGACACGAACTGCAGGAACGAAGACTCCGTTGGTGATCTCGTTGACGTAGCAGCCAAATTAGCCGAAGAGCAGAGCACGAAGGCTAAAGAGAATGGAATATCACAAGAAAGGgaacgtaatggaaaaaataaatcacaagaaaCGGATGTACAACCAGAATTACCTGGGAATGAAAACATGGAAGGCTCACTGGGAAGAGTACTTCATGAGGACGTTGCAAGTGAGGGTCCTGAGACGGAGAGCCAAAAGTCTCACAAGGATGAGGAAGTCAAAGTTCACAAGTGTCCTGTGTGTGAAAAGGGGTTCGCAGGACGTGATTGCCTCTTCAAACACGTGAGAATGAAACATAGAATCTCTCGCGTGTTTTTCAGCTGCTTACATTGTAAACAGGTGTTTTACGAGAAGTCCTTCTGTGAGGACCACATTAAAATTTGCCAGAACATGGGTGACACGAATttagtaactgaagaaactactGTCAAAATTGTCGGTCCGGAAACAGAAGCAACGGATCGTAGGCAAAACGCTGAGCTTAGGGAAAGGGCAGACAATCTTAGATGTCAAGAAACGGAAAATACAGAGCAAGAATTAATTGAAAATGcagttcaagaattaattgaaaatGCAGTTCAAGCAAATGAAACGAAAGAACACTTGGAGGGGAGTGTATCCCACGATAAGTCTGTACATGCAACATTAGAGGAAAAAAGTCGGCCCGATGTAAATAGTAATGAGACCAGCGGTGTGACGTTTGAAACGGATGCTCAGAAGCTTCGGAACGAAAACATTGTCAAAGTTTATGAGTGTGCGCTGTGCAACGAAATGTTTACAACATATTATTTGTTGACAGAACATAAGAAAACCGAACATTCAGTTACTAGTCAAATGGAGGTGAATGATACACAAAGCAGTCCTCTGGAAACCGAGGATTGGAAACaagaattacatgaaaataaaaaatcagagtCTCAGGCAAGTGAAAGTAAAGATTTGCAGAAACGAGTATTTACAGAGGATGAACGATCCGTGGAGTTTGACTTTCCAGAGATTGCAAAATGCCAGGAAATAGAATGTACCGAACATGAAAATTTAAGCGGTGACTATGAAACTTTCTGTGATGACAATCAGAGTGTCGGCGGGGGGAGGGACGGTGATGACGCCGAGAGTAATTCTCTGATGCTGACCGAACAAAGAGGAACGCTGACGAGTGATTTGGGAGACACGGTTACAAAATCAAGTGAAGTGGAAACGGACATTAGTGGCGGTGGCGTAGACAGCTGTAACAATACGAGCCTTGAAAGAGAAGAATGTTTGATATCCAAAGAACatatatcaagaaatgaaatgcaaagtaaaactGATACCCGTGACGGGCCGTCAAAAGAAACAACCGGACAACtttcttgtgaatgtgaaagTGGGACTTCTGCAACGAGGCAAACCTTTGATGAATGCAAAACTGAAACTGAAGCAGAAATTGCAGACAGGGGTTCAACTGCATTGCATAATAATTTTGAACAGCCCAACCACAGAGAAGTTGACAGGAATGCTGTCGAGCGAAACTTGCACATATATAGTCAGTTAGATGCTGACAGAGTCGACAATTCTCCGGTTCTTCCAGAAGGAAGGAAAAGTACTCCCGAAGAAAGTGATTCCAGAACGAGACAAACTATTATGCCAAAGATGTGTGCTTTTGTGGCTAACTGTTCAGGTTATCAACTGTTGAGGAGAAGTGTGGAGAAGAACCATCTTGCCACTCCTAATAATAGCCCAGATTTGCCGCGTTATGTCGTAGTTCGGAATTTAAATGTAGCCTATGCCAGCTTGTATGAAGCAAAGGTGGTAGATGGCTGGATGAagtattaa
- the LOC136853160 gene encoding activator of 90 kDa heat shock protein ATPase homolog 1 → MAKWGEGDPRWIVEERPDATNVNNWHWCEKNASGWSKEKFKLLFEGMTIDEPGLAKVTVKEVSKAEGEAMINNRKGKLIYFYEWVLKLEWEASLYEDPKKEVKGTMEIPNLSEENDASEVDVNVSLSAGGSKGEQVKEFLRKKGYKDIQSKIQEYIVALKREYATDLILPTKDQATTKTNKTCINSPPVEKSTHINMINATNNLDKLDLGCKISTSRFTQTQSFKCTADDLYRALTQREMVVAFTHSDVKLEVEKGGKFELFGGNITGEFTGLVPNKRITQNWRFRSWPNGHYSEVVIDLVQKEDQTELTLTQTGIPSNDLERTREGWRNYYWESIKRTFGFGTMLI, encoded by the exons GTGTGAAAAGAATGCCAGTGGTTGGagcaaagaaaaattcaagttgtTGTTTGAGGGCATGACCATTGACGAACCTGGATTAG CCAAGGTAACAGTGAAAGAGGTTTCGAAGGCGGAAGGCGAAGCGATGATCAACAATCGAAAAGGAAAactcatatatttttatgaatgggtTCTGAAACTGGAGTGGGAGGCATCGTTGTATGAAGATCCCAAAAAAGAAGTTAAAGGAACCATGGAGATTCCGAACTTATCGGAGGAGAATGATGCCTCAGAAGTTGAT GTTAATGTATCTCTGTCCGCGGGAGGGTCGAAAGGAGAGCAGgttaaagaatttttaagaaaaaaagggTATAAAGATATTCagagtaaaatacaagaatatattGTTGCCTTGAAACGAG aatACGCTACTGATCTTATTTTGCCTACGAAAgatcaagcaacaacaaaaactaatAAGACCTGTATAAACTCGCCACCCGTAGAAAAATCGACCCATATTAAT ATGATTAACGCAACAAATAACTTGGACAAGTTGGACCTTGGTTGTAAAATCTCCACTTCTAGGTTCACTCAGACACAGAGTTTCAAGTGCACAGCTGACGACTTGTATAGAGCATTGACACAGAGAGAG atggtGGTTGCCTTTACTCACAGCGACGTTAAACTAGAGGTTGAAAAGGGTGGAAAATTTGAACTTTTTGGGGGTAATATCACTGGAGAATTTACAGGCTTG GTTCCCAACAAGCGGATAACTCAAAACTGGCGCTTTAGATCTTGGCCCAACGGGCATTACTCAGAAGTTGTTATAGATTTGGTTCAAAAGGAAGACCAGACGGAACTCACCTTAACGCAGACCGGAATCCCATCGAA CGACCTAGAAAGGACGAGAGAGGGATGGCGAAATTATTACTGGGAAAGTATCAAGAGGACCTTTGGCTTTGGCACCATGCTCATTTGA
- the LOC136853159 gene encoding zinc finger protein 91-like isoform X2: MRKMDETSTRNKKIEVKMEVKTESSPRTSSEESYPCNSCEMHFSSSSELEKHQKDHIKKEFECGVCGRKYVWEQNLTRHQKSAHLSGRKKQNRSHSHSSRSKLSENTEVRRPRVNSSANPLNNQAKADSKVSKNPYACDICGKVFSFKNYVSVHRRLHSNAKPYKCSICNREYRLPSSYRNHVKLHKNTNIRKRFPNPPAKDRNDKRKTVRKKVKNPLACDICGKVLNNKYYVSAHKRVHYGLKPYKCTLCKKEFRHKSNYNKHLKEEEQCGASEEKPSVSALTENLKDQAKVDGQVLQPRSNNVTSRAKSHNGLSVGKSAANLLPRNLDGKSDPNSTEPVRNSLSGKLCGKTFSRSDSVPGHMSTHAGAKPYSCTLCNMKFRVASSYKKHVIETHPNTIRGQGVERKSSFRPMKDASLSCTHCSKSLPSRQDLLRHLESHGRYSCETCDEDFALETDMVMHMKTAHDVEKKLDESGPMEDGTHDSNGNSPEGNEASQSENGCEVCRKTFPDAIALRKHKAAMHVEGKPHVCPVCQRVFKMKMTLVRHYATHRRGRLILTSRARLKQRGRLVLTSRVQLEQSSSRTFFSRCKACKVSFTSPSEYMQHRLMHFKRGPHECQGCEVVFDNPTDYAKHMKKIHKNPRPFGCDKCDKKCNHYNNLVTHMLVSHENLKVSPFHIRTSKAKVSFNNPNRKNLRQISNQTHGKENTLENNQLASEHPLTENNNLDEPSPTTSTLKPKTDIHKSPDKQESKCYACALCKREFTSYYFKKKHLTLCHEDYGGMTLRKRSQPLTMPLKFIGGFDCYLCRETFPSRYLRLKHMRTDHENTGRLWVYTCVKCKRMFVKKGSYDKHVRKCRKKRDTNCRNEDSVGDLVDVAAKLAEEQSTKAKENGISQERERNGKNKSQETDVQPELPGNENMEGSLGRVLHEDVASEGPETESQKSHKDEEVKVHKCPVCEKGFAGRDCLFKHVRMKHRISRVFFSCLHCKQVFYEKSFCEDHIKICQNMGDTNLVTEETTVKIVGPETEATDRRQNAELRERADNLRCQETENTEQELIENAVQELIENAVQANETKEHLEGSVSHDKSVHATLEEKSRPDVNSNETSGVTFETDAQKLRNENIVKVYECALCNEMFTTYYLLTEHKKTEHSVTSQMEVNDTQSSPLETEDWKQELHENKKSESQASESKDLQKRVFTEDERSVEFDFPEIAKCQEIECTEHENLSGDYETFCDDNQSVGGGRDGDDAESNSLMLTEQRGTLTSDLGDTVTKSSEVETDISGGGVDSCNNTSLEREECLISKEHISRNEMQSKTDTRDGPSKETTGQLSCECESGTSATRQTFDECKTETEAEIADRGSTALHNNFEQPNHREVDRNAVERNLHIYSQLDADRVDNSPVLPEGRKSTPEESDSRTRQTIMPKMCAFVANCSGYQLLRRSVEKNHLATPNNSPDLPRYVVVRNLNVAYASLYEAKVVDGWMKY, encoded by the coding sequence GATTGAGGTGAAGATGGAGGTCAAGACGGAAAGCAGTCCGAGAACGTCCTCGGAAGAATCGTATCCCTGCAACAGTTGTGAGATGCATTTTAGTTCCTCGAGTGAACTGGAGAAGCACCAGAAAGATCACATCAAGAAGGAATTTGAATGCGGTGTGTGTGGGAGGAAATACGTATGGGAACAAAACCTTACGAGGCATCAGAAGTCGGCCCATTTGAGTGGGAGGAAGAAGCAGAATCGAAGCCATTCACATTCGTCACGCAGTAAGTTGAGCGAGAATACTGAAGTAAGAAGACCTCGTGTGAATTCGTCGGCTAACCCTTTGAATAACCAAGCGAAGGCAGATAGTAAAGTTAGTAAAAACCCATATGCATGTGATATCTGTGGTAAggtattcagttttaaaaattatgtgTCTGTGCACAGGAGACTCCACTCGAATGCAAAACCGTACAAATGTTCGATATGCAACAGAGAATATAGGCTGCCTTCTAGCTACCGTAATCATGTCAAGTTGCACAAGAATACCAATATTAGAAAAAGGTTTCCAAACCCACCTGCCAAGGATCGCAATGACAAACGAAAAACAgtgagaaaaaaagtgaaaaacccATTGGCCTGCGATATCTGTGGTAAAGTGCTCAATAACAAATATTATGTCAGTGCACACAAAAGAGTGCATTATGGATTGAAACCATATAAATGTACATTGTGCAAAAAGGAGTTCAGGCATAAAAGTAACTATAACAAACATTTAAAAGAGGAAGAGCAGTGTGGTGCCAGTGAAGAGAAGCCCTCAGTCAGCGCacttactgaaaatttgaaagacCAAGCCAAGGTAGATGGTCAGGTACTCCAACCGAGAAGTAACAACGTTACCTCCCGTGCAAAATCGCACAACGGTCTTAGTGTCGGAAAGAGTGCAGCCAATTTACTTCCTAGGAATTTGGATGGCAAGTCTGACCCAAATAGCACTGAACCTGTTAGAAATTCCCTCTCCGGTAAATTGTGTGGTAAAACATTCAGTCGCAGCGATTCTGTACCTGGCCACATGAGTACCCATGCTGGTGCTAAGCCTTATAGTTGTACCTTGTGTAACATGAAGTTCAGGGTCGCTAGTTCTTACAAAAAACACGTCATAGAAACGCATCCAAATACCATCAGAGGTCAAGGAGTTGAAAGGAAGAGCAGTTTCAGGCCTATGAAAGATGCGAGTCTGTCATGTACTCATTGCTCAAAATCACTTCCATCTCGACAAGATCTTCTCAGACATTTAGAGAGTCATGGAAGATACAGCTGCGAGACGTGCGACGAGGATTTTGCTTTGGAGACCGACATGGTTATGCACATGAAGACAGCCCATGATGTggaaaaaaaattggatgaaagCGGTCCGATGGAAGACGGCACCCACGACAGCAACGGAAATTCTCCCGAAGGCAACGAGGCGAGTCAGAGCGAAAATGGGTGTGAAGTATGCCGGAAGACATTTCCCGATGCAATTGCTTTAAGAAAGCATAAAGCGGCAATGCACGTTGAGGGGAAACCCCACGTATGTCCTGTTTGCCAGagagtttttaaaatgaaaatgactctGGTGAGACATTACGCCACTCATAGAAGAGGAAGACTCATTCTCACTTCAAGGGCCAGGCTAAAGCAGAGAGGAAGACTGGTTCTAACTTCAAGAGTCCAACTAGAGCAGAGTTCATCGAGAACCTTCTTTAGCAGATGCAAGGCCTGCAAAGTATCGTTTACTTCCCCCTCCGAGTACATGCAGCATCGACTGATGCATTTTAAACGTGGTCCTCACGAATGTCAAGGCTGTGAAGTTGTTTTCGATAATCCAACAGACTATGCTAAACACATGAAAAAGATCCATAAAAACCCCAGACCATTTGGTTGTGACAAGTGTGATAAGAAATGCAATCACTATAATAATTTAGTAACCCACATGTTAGTCAGTCATGAAAATTTGAAGGTAAGTCCGTTTCACATTAGAACCTCGAAGGCAAAGGTTTCTTTCAATAACCCTAACAGAAAAAACCTCAGACAAATTAGTAATCAAACCCATGGGAAAGAGAATACCTTGGAAAACAATCAGTTAGCATCAGAACACCCACTGACTGAGAACAATAATCTAGACGAACCTAGTCCTACAACCAGCACCTTGAAACCCAAGACTGACATTCACAAGTCCCCTGACAAACAGGAGAGCAAATGTTATGCGTGTGCCTTGTGCAAGAGAGAGTTCACAAGTTATTACTTCAAGAAAAAGCACTTGACACTTTGTCATGAAGATTATGGAGGCATGACACTAAGGAAGCGAAGTCAACCTCTTACTATGCCACTCAAGTTTATCGGTGGCTTTGACTGTTATCTGTGCAGGGAGACGTTTCCGTCAAGGTACTTACGGTTAAAACACATGAGAACCGATCACGAAAATACTGGTAGGCTGTGGGTTTATACGTGCGTCAAGTGTAAAAGGATGTTTGTCAAAAAGGGATCGTACGATAAGCACGTTAGAAAGTGCCGGAAGAAGAGGGACACGAACTGCAGGAACGAAGACTCCGTTGGTGATCTCGTTGACGTAGCAGCCAAATTAGCCGAAGAGCAGAGCACGAAGGCTAAAGAGAATGGAATATCACAAGAAAGGgaacgtaatggaaaaaataaatcacaagaaaCGGATGTACAACCAGAATTACCTGGGAATGAAAACATGGAAGGCTCACTGGGAAGAGTACTTCATGAGGACGTTGCAAGTGAGGGTCCTGAGACGGAGAGCCAAAAGTCTCACAAGGATGAGGAAGTCAAAGTTCACAAGTGTCCTGTGTGTGAAAAGGGGTTCGCAGGACGTGATTGCCTCTTCAAACACGTGAGAATGAAACATAGAATCTCTCGCGTGTTTTTCAGCTGCTTACATTGTAAACAGGTGTTTTACGAGAAGTCCTTCTGTGAGGACCACATTAAAATTTGCCAGAACATGGGTGACACGAATttagtaactgaagaaactactGTCAAAATTGTCGGTCCGGAAACAGAAGCAACGGATCGTAGGCAAAACGCTGAGCTTAGGGAAAGGGCAGACAATCTTAGATGTCAAGAAACGGAAAATACAGAGCAAGAATTAATTGAAAATGcagttcaagaattaattgaaaatGCAGTTCAAGCAAATGAAACGAAAGAACACTTGGAGGGGAGTGTATCCCACGATAAGTCTGTACATGCAACATTAGAGGAAAAAAGTCGGCCCGATGTAAATAGTAATGAGACCAGCGGTGTGACGTTTGAAACGGATGCTCAGAAGCTTCGGAACGAAAACATTGTCAAAGTTTATGAGTGTGCGCTGTGCAACGAAATGTTTACAACATATTATTTGTTGACAGAACATAAGAAAACCGAACATTCAGTTACTAGTCAAATGGAGGTGAATGATACACAAAGCAGTCCTCTGGAAACCGAGGATTGGAAACaagaattacatgaaaataaaaaatcagagtCTCAGGCAAGTGAAAGTAAAGATTTGCAGAAACGAGTATTTACAGAGGATGAACGATCCGTGGAGTTTGACTTTCCAGAGATTGCAAAATGCCAGGAAATAGAATGTACCGAACATGAAAATTTAAGCGGTGACTATGAAACTTTCTGTGATGACAATCAGAGTGTCGGCGGGGGGAGGGACGGTGATGACGCCGAGAGTAATTCTCTGATGCTGACCGAACAAAGAGGAACGCTGACGAGTGATTTGGGAGACACGGTTACAAAATCAAGTGAAGTGGAAACGGACATTAGTGGCGGTGGCGTAGACAGCTGTAACAATACGAGCCTTGAAAGAGAAGAATGTTTGATATCCAAAGAACatatatcaagaaatgaaatgcaaagtaaaactGATACCCGTGACGGGCCGTCAAAAGAAACAACCGGACAACtttcttgtgaatgtgaaagTGGGACTTCTGCAACGAGGCAAACCTTTGATGAATGCAAAACTGAAACTGAAGCAGAAATTGCAGACAGGGGTTCAACTGCATTGCATAATAATTTTGAACAGCCCAACCACAGAGAAGTTGACAGGAATGCTGTCGAGCGAAACTTGCACATATATAGTCAGTTAGATGCTGACAGAGTCGACAATTCTCCGGTTCTTCCAGAAGGAAGGAAAAGTACTCCCGAAGAAAGTGATTCCAGAACGAGACAAACTATTATGCCAAAGATGTGTGCTTTTGTGGCTAACTGTTCAGGTTATCAACTGTTGAGGAGAAGTGTGGAGAAGAACCATCTTGCCACTCCTAATAATAGCCCAGATTTGCCGCGTTATGTCGTAGTTCGGAATTTAAATGTAGCCTATGCCAGCTTGTATGAAGCAAAGGTGGTAGATGGCTGGATGAagtattaa